In Vulpes lagopus strain Blue_001 chromosome 1, ASM1834538v1, whole genome shotgun sequence, a genomic segment contains:
- the LOC121485194 gene encoding myosin regulatory light polypeptide 9 isoform X1 has translation MDLTATMSSKRAKTKTTKKRPQRATSNVFAMFDQSQIQEFKEAFNMIDQNRDGFIDKEDLHDMLASLGKNPTDEYLDAMMNEAPGPINFTMFLTMFGEKLNGTDPEDVIRNAFACFDEEATGTIQEDYLRELLTTMGDRFTDEEVDELYREAPIDKKGNFNYIEFTRILKHGAKDKDD, from the exons ATG GATTTAACTGCCACCATGTCAAGCAAAAGGGCAAAGACCAAGACCACCAAGAAGCGCCCCCAGCGCGCAACATCCAATGTATTTGCCATGTTTGACCAGTCACAGATTCAGGAGTTCAAAGAGGCCTTCAACATGATTGATCAGAACAGAGATGGTTTCATTGACAAGGAAGATTTGCATGATATGCTTGCCTCCCTGG ggaaaaatccAACCGATGAGTATCTAGATGCTATGATGAATGAGGCTCCTGGGCCCATAAATTTTACCATGTTTCTCACGATGTTTGGTGAAAAGTTAAACGGCACAGATCCGGAAGATGTCATCAGAAATGCTTTTGCTTGCTTTGATGAAGAAGCAACTG GCACCATCCAGGAAGATTACCTGAGAGAGCTGCTGACAACCATGGGAGACcggtttacagatgaggaggtgGATGAGCTGTACAGGGAAGCACCTATTGACAAGAAGGGGAATTTCAATTACATTGAGTTCACACGCATCCTTAAACACGGAGCAAAAGACAAAGATGACTGA
- the LOC121485194 gene encoding myosin regulatory light polypeptide 9 isoform X2 yields MSSKRAKTKTTKKRPQRATSNVFAMFDQSQIQEFKEAFNMIDQNRDGFIDKEDLHDMLASLGKNPTDEYLDAMMNEAPGPINFTMFLTMFGEKLNGTDPEDVIRNAFACFDEEATGTIQEDYLRELLTTMGDRFTDEEVDELYREAPIDKKGNFNYIEFTRILKHGAKDKDD; encoded by the exons ATGTCAAGCAAAAGGGCAAAGACCAAGACCACCAAGAAGCGCCCCCAGCGCGCAACATCCAATGTATTTGCCATGTTTGACCAGTCACAGATTCAGGAGTTCAAAGAGGCCTTCAACATGATTGATCAGAACAGAGATGGTTTCATTGACAAGGAAGATTTGCATGATATGCTTGCCTCCCTGG ggaaaaatccAACCGATGAGTATCTAGATGCTATGATGAATGAGGCTCCTGGGCCCATAAATTTTACCATGTTTCTCACGATGTTTGGTGAAAAGTTAAACGGCACAGATCCGGAAGATGTCATCAGAAATGCTTTTGCTTGCTTTGATGAAGAAGCAACTG GCACCATCCAGGAAGATTACCTGAGAGAGCTGCTGACAACCATGGGAGACcggtttacagatgaggaggtgGATGAGCTGTACAGGGAAGCACCTATTGACAAGAAGGGGAATTTCAATTACATTGAGTTCACACGCATCCTTAAACACGGAGCAAAAGACAAAGATGACTGA
- the LOC121487373 gene encoding translation initiation factor IF-2-like, which translates to MFQGPLKLGRKSVSRRQVRGAAALLPPAALGGTHPKQWLVLPPPQTELGGLYFGALIWEPRVRGLRPGTPKSGGTAARPAPPGQIPGAARPACGGRGMRKGRGHCGGTRGGRRAGGCAARQGRRSGGSRRPPLEPGLCSSAPAGPRGPAPRPAPLGPERHPRRHPPSRVGSGRAFRCAFRPTSPGRKCRRRHCRAAAQPSPPPSSSVRAAGLWCRASVSGPRPSARPPGAAPFPPSSPAPAAGPRPRGQGRGAWGGGGTRPGGRVGEWASGRVGRAGRSWRRPARACKCRGRVAPGGWSRAGETPCSPGPQPRVTGPASSG; encoded by the coding sequence ATGTTCCAAGGCCCGCTGAAGCTCGGTCGAAAAAGCGTTTCCCGGAGGCAGGTGCGCGGGGCCGCCGCCCTCCTGCCTCCCGCAGCACTAGGTGGGACGCACCCCAAACAGTGGCTCGTTCTGCCTCCACCTCAAACGGAACTAGGCGGGCTGTACTTTGGCGCGCTAATCTGGGAGCCCAGGGTGCGCGGCCTCCGCCCGGGGACCCCCAAATCCGGAGGGAccgcggcccgccccgccccgccgggtcAAATTCCAGGCGCGGCCCGCCCGGCGTGCGGCGGCCGAGGAATGCGGAAGGGCCGCGGGCACTGCGGCGGGACGCGGGGGGGACGGCGGGCCGGGGGCTGCGCCGCACGCCAGGGGCGACGCAGCGGCGGGTCCCGCCGGCCGCCGCTGGAGCCCGGGCTGTGTTCGTCCGCCCCGgccgggccccgcggccccgccccccggcccgcgcCGCTCGGTCCTGAGCGACATCCCCGCCGGCATCCCCCGTCCCGAGTTGGATCCGGCCGCGCCTTCCGGTGCGCTTTCCGGCCCACCTCTCCAGGCAGGAAGTGCCGCCGCCGCCACTGTCGCGCCGCAGCCCAGCCGTCGCCGCCGCCGTCGTCGTCCGTGCGGGCAGCCGGGCTCTGGTGTCGCGCGTCGGTGAGTGGCCCTCGCCCCAGCGCACGACCCCCTGGGGCCGCGCCCTTCCCCCCTTCCAGCCCGGCGCCCGCCGCCGGACCCCGCCCccgggggcaggggcgcggggcgtGGGGGGGCGGCGGGACCCGTCCGGGTGGGCGAGTGGGCGAGTGGGCGAGTGGGCGagtggggcgggcggggaggtCCTGGCGGCGCCCGGCCCGGGCCTGCAAGTGCAGAGGCCGGGTAGCGCCGGGCGGCTGGAGCCGGGCAGGGGAGACGCCCTGCTCGCCGGGCCCCCAGCCGCGGGTAACCGGCCCTGCGTCCTCGGGGTGA